Proteins encoded by one window of Cucurbita pepo subsp. pepo cultivar mu-cu-16 chromosome LG14, ASM280686v2, whole genome shotgun sequence:
- the LOC111809844 gene encoding protein BREVIS RADIX-like isoform X1, whose protein sequence is MFTCIACTKQTDDGGEDGAARGSGTPSTKEAVKSLTTQIKDMALKFSGAYRQCKPCTGSSSYKKGQRPYPDFDTASEGVPYPYIGGASASSTPAWDFPRVNRHPHTRSDSRFKGVFRGDQTPGADSSISACDVVLEDEDESKEWMAQVEPGVHITFVSLPNGGNDLKRIRFNREMFNKWQAQRWWGENYDRITELYNVQRFNQQALHTPPRTEDGRDSSYSKMGRDSPMTSGNKDWTPRNYKPSGSKGFPSDQHFDQGSSHHYAGSSAYPAGSAKGDMSSMEASRTTTSSRDEPSISISNASDIEAEWVEEDDPGVYITIRQLVDGTRELRRVRFSREKFGEMNAKQWWDENRERIQAQYL, encoded by the exons ATGTTTACATGCATAGCATGTACGAAACAGACAGACGACGGGGGTGAGGATGGGGCTGCGCGTGGTAGTGGCACGCCTAGTACAAAGGAAGCCGTCAAAAGCCTGACAACACAG ATTAAGGACATGGCGTTGAAATTCTCCGGTGCTTACAGACAGTGCAAACCCTGCACAGGCTCCAGTAGCTATAAGAAAGGACAGCGACCTTACCCAGATTTTGACACTGCTTCAGAAGGGGTTCCATACCCCTACATAGGAGGGGCAAGTGCAAGCTCAACCCCTGCCTGGGACTTCCCTCGTGTTAATCGCCACCCACATACCAGATCTGACTCTAGATTTAAAGGGGTCTTCCGAGGAGATCAGACTCCTGGAGCCGATTCCTCCATATCAGCATGTGATGTGGTGCTCGAGGATGAGGATGAGTCGAAAGAGTGGATGGCACAGGTGGAGCCTGGTGTTCACATCACTTTTGTGTCCCTACCCAATGGAGGCAATGATTTAAAACGAATTCGTTTCAA TCGAGAAATGTTTAACAAATGGCAAGCTCAGCGTTGGTGGGGCGAGAACTATGACAGAATAACGGAGCTCTATAATGTCCAGAGATTCAACCAGCAAGCTCTTCATACGCCACCAAGAACTGAGGACGGG AGGGATTCTTCTTACTCAAAGATGGGAAGGGATAGTCCGATGACTTCAGGGAACAAAGATTGGACGCCAAGAAACTACAAACCTTCTGGGAGTAAAGGATTTCCATCTGACCAGCATTTTGACCAAGGAAGCAGCCACCATTATGCAGGTTCAAGTGCCTATCCAGCAGGTAGCGCGAAAGGCGACATGTCGTCTATGGAAGCATCACGCACAACTACCTCTTCTAGAGACGAACCTTCAATTTCCATTAGCAATGCAAGCGACATCGAGGCGGAGTGGGTCGAGGAAGATGATCCCGGGGTCTATATAACTATCAGGCAGCTTGTTGATGGCACTAGAGAGCTTCGTCGTGTCAGATTCAG CCGTGAAAAGTTCGGGGAAATGAACGCGAAGCAATGGTGGGATGAGAACAGGGAGAGGATCCAAGCTCAATACCTTTAA
- the LOC111809844 gene encoding protein BREVIS RADIX-like isoform X2 produces the protein MALKFSGAYRQCKPCTGSSSYKKGQRPYPDFDTASEGVPYPYIGGASASSTPAWDFPRVNRHPHTRSDSRFKGVFRGDQTPGADSSISACDVVLEDEDESKEWMAQVEPGVHITFVSLPNGGNDLKRIRFNREMFNKWQAQRWWGENYDRITELYNVQRFNQQALHTPPRTEDGRDSSYSKMGRDSPMTSGNKDWTPRNYKPSGSKGFPSDQHFDQGSSHHYAGSSAYPAGSAKGDMSSMEASRTTTSSRDEPSISISNASDIEAEWVEEDDPGVYITIRQLVDGTRELRRVRFSREKFGEMNAKQWWDENRERIQAQYL, from the exons ATGGCGTTGAAATTCTCCGGTGCTTACAGACAGTGCAAACCCTGCACAGGCTCCAGTAGCTATAAGAAAGGACAGCGACCTTACCCAGATTTTGACACTGCTTCAGAAGGGGTTCCATACCCCTACATAGGAGGGGCAAGTGCAAGCTCAACCCCTGCCTGGGACTTCCCTCGTGTTAATCGCCACCCACATACCAGATCTGACTCTAGATTTAAAGGGGTCTTCCGAGGAGATCAGACTCCTGGAGCCGATTCCTCCATATCAGCATGTGATGTGGTGCTCGAGGATGAGGATGAGTCGAAAGAGTGGATGGCACAGGTGGAGCCTGGTGTTCACATCACTTTTGTGTCCCTACCCAATGGAGGCAATGATTTAAAACGAATTCGTTTCAA TCGAGAAATGTTTAACAAATGGCAAGCTCAGCGTTGGTGGGGCGAGAACTATGACAGAATAACGGAGCTCTATAATGTCCAGAGATTCAACCAGCAAGCTCTTCATACGCCACCAAGAACTGAGGACGGG AGGGATTCTTCTTACTCAAAGATGGGAAGGGATAGTCCGATGACTTCAGGGAACAAAGATTGGACGCCAAGAAACTACAAACCTTCTGGGAGTAAAGGATTTCCATCTGACCAGCATTTTGACCAAGGAAGCAGCCACCATTATGCAGGTTCAAGTGCCTATCCAGCAGGTAGCGCGAAAGGCGACATGTCGTCTATGGAAGCATCACGCACAACTACCTCTTCTAGAGACGAACCTTCAATTTCCATTAGCAATGCAAGCGACATCGAGGCGGAGTGGGTCGAGGAAGATGATCCCGGGGTCTATATAACTATCAGGCAGCTTGTTGATGGCACTAGAGAGCTTCGTCGTGTCAGATTCAG CCGTGAAAAGTTCGGGGAAATGAACGCGAAGCAATGGTGGGATGAGAACAGGGAGAGGATCCAAGCTCAATACCTTTAA
- the LOC111810007 gene encoding cyclin-dependent kinase F-4-like isoform X1: MERYMLIKEVGDGTFGSVWRAINKQTGEAVAIKKMKKKYYTWEECVNLREVKSLRKMNHPNIVKLKEVIRENNILYFVFEYMDCSLYQLMKDKEKLFSEAEVRNWCFQVFQGLAYMHQRGYFHRDLKPENLLVAKDLIKLADFGLARETSALPPYTEYVSIRWYRAPEVLLQSYLYGPKVDMWAMGAIMAELFTLRPLFPGASEPDQIYKICSILGTPTMDTWSDGLCLARNINYQYPQFNRVHLSVVIPSASDDAVNLIASLCSWDPSKRPTAMEALQHPFFQSCYYVPPSLRARAPFARTPPSAGTKNLLEQQTAKKYPVALSDSRIAGTFSSPKLPELLSTGVQRKLDLVNPDANKSDTIMKSTARLPKYRPPVRNSPTNSIYRGNNVRGVSDTGQKLANMTIAPRKPSIGQLLRPMKAGVRWNGSSSDLLIRPAQEIQHGSNYPRKVAG, translated from the exons ATGGAGAG GTATATGCTAATCAAGGAAGTTGGTGATGGTACTTTTGGAAGTGTCTGGCGAGCTATCAATAAGCAAACTGGGGAAGCT GTTgcaattaagaaaatgaagaaaaaatattacacATGGGAGGAGTGCGTCAATCTGAGAGAAGTGAAG TCACTGCGGAAGATGAATCATCCAAATATTGTTAAGCTGAAGGAAGTTATCAGggaaaacaatattttgtaCTTCGTATTTGAATACATG GATTGCAGTCTCTATCAACTTATGAAGGATAAGGAAAAACTCTTCTCAGAAGCTGAAGTGAGAAATTGGTGCTTTCAAGTTTTTCAAGGTCTTGCCTACATGCATCAGCGAGGTTATTTTCACCGTGACCTTAAACCAG AAAATTTATTAGTTGCTAAAGACTTGATAAAACTTGCTGATTTTGGGCTTGCTCGTGAAACTAGTGCACTACCACCCTATACTGAGTATGTTTCAATTCGATG GTATAGAGCTCCAGAGGTGCTACTTCAGTCCTACCTTTATGGTCCTAAAGTTG ATATGTGGGCAATGGGTGCTATAATGGCAGAGTTGTTTACTCTTCGTCCACTTTTTCCTGGAGCAAG CGAACCAGACCAAATCTACAAAATTTGCAGTATACTTGGCACTCCAACTATGGATACATGGTCTGATGGGCTCTGTCTTGCCAGGAATATCAATTATCAATACCCGCAG TTTAATCGAGTTCATCTCTCCGTTGTTATTCCTTCAGCGAGTGATGATGCAGTCAATCTTATTGCA TCACTTTGTTCATGGGATCCATCCAAGAGACCAACAGCTATGGAAGCCCTCCAACATCCCTTCTTCCAG AGTTGCTACTATGTTCCACCGTCTCTTCGTGCTAGAGCGCCATTTGCTCGGACCCCTCCTTCTG CTGGAACAAAGAATTTGCTGGAGCAACAGACTGCTAAGAAATATCCTGTGGCTTTATCTGATTCAAGAATCGCTGGTACTTTCTCCTCTCCTAAGTTGCCCGAGTTGTTGAGCACAG GTGTGCAGAGGAAGTTGGATTTGGTGAACCCG GATGCAAATAAGAGTGATACAATTATGAAGAGCACAGCTAGACTACCAAAGTACCGACCGCCTGTGAGGAATAGCCCTACCA ACTCTATCTACAGGGGAAATAATGTGCGTGGAGTTTCCGATACAGGCCAAAAGTTGGCAAACATGACAATTGCCCCTCGCAAGCCATCTATCGGGCAGCTTCTTCGGCCAATGAAAGCGGGTGTCCGTTGGAACGGTTCGTCTAGCGATCTGTTAATAAGGCCCGCTCAAGAGATTCAACATGGCAGTAATTACCCCAGGAAGGTAGCAGGATGA
- the LOC111810007 gene encoding cyclin-dependent kinase F-4-like isoform X2, whose product MERYMLIKEVGDGTFGSVWRAINKQTGEAVAIKKMKKKYYTWEECVNLREVKSLRKMNHPNIVKLKEVIRENNILYFVFEYMDCSLYQLMKDKEKLFSEAEVRNWCFQVFQGLAYMHQRGYFHRDLKPENLLVAKDLIKLADFGLARETSALPPYTEYVSIRWYRAPEVLLQSYLYGPKVDMWAMGAIMAELFTLRPLFPGASEPDQIYKICSILGTPTMDTWSDGLCLARNINYQYPQFNRVHLSVVIPSASDDAVNLIASLCSWDPSKRPTAMEALQHPFFQSCYYVPPSLRARAPFARTPPSAGTKNLLEQQTAKKYPVALSDSRIAGVQRKLDLVNPDANKSDTIMKSTARLPKYRPPVRNSPTNSIYRGNNVRGVSDTGQKLANMTIAPRKPSIGQLLRPMKAGVRWNGSSSDLLIRPAQEIQHGSNYPRKVAG is encoded by the exons ATGGAGAG GTATATGCTAATCAAGGAAGTTGGTGATGGTACTTTTGGAAGTGTCTGGCGAGCTATCAATAAGCAAACTGGGGAAGCT GTTgcaattaagaaaatgaagaaaaaatattacacATGGGAGGAGTGCGTCAATCTGAGAGAAGTGAAG TCACTGCGGAAGATGAATCATCCAAATATTGTTAAGCTGAAGGAAGTTATCAGggaaaacaatattttgtaCTTCGTATTTGAATACATG GATTGCAGTCTCTATCAACTTATGAAGGATAAGGAAAAACTCTTCTCAGAAGCTGAAGTGAGAAATTGGTGCTTTCAAGTTTTTCAAGGTCTTGCCTACATGCATCAGCGAGGTTATTTTCACCGTGACCTTAAACCAG AAAATTTATTAGTTGCTAAAGACTTGATAAAACTTGCTGATTTTGGGCTTGCTCGTGAAACTAGTGCACTACCACCCTATACTGAGTATGTTTCAATTCGATG GTATAGAGCTCCAGAGGTGCTACTTCAGTCCTACCTTTATGGTCCTAAAGTTG ATATGTGGGCAATGGGTGCTATAATGGCAGAGTTGTTTACTCTTCGTCCACTTTTTCCTGGAGCAAG CGAACCAGACCAAATCTACAAAATTTGCAGTATACTTGGCACTCCAACTATGGATACATGGTCTGATGGGCTCTGTCTTGCCAGGAATATCAATTATCAATACCCGCAG TTTAATCGAGTTCATCTCTCCGTTGTTATTCCTTCAGCGAGTGATGATGCAGTCAATCTTATTGCA TCACTTTGTTCATGGGATCCATCCAAGAGACCAACAGCTATGGAAGCCCTCCAACATCCCTTCTTCCAG AGTTGCTACTATGTTCCACCGTCTCTTCGTGCTAGAGCGCCATTTGCTCGGACCCCTCCTTCTG CTGGAACAAAGAATTTGCTGGAGCAACAGACTGCTAAGAAATATCCTGTGGCTTTATCTGATTCAAGAATCGCTG GTGTGCAGAGGAAGTTGGATTTGGTGAACCCG GATGCAAATAAGAGTGATACAATTATGAAGAGCACAGCTAGACTACCAAAGTACCGACCGCCTGTGAGGAATAGCCCTACCA ACTCTATCTACAGGGGAAATAATGTGCGTGGAGTTTCCGATACAGGCCAAAAGTTGGCAAACATGACAATTGCCCCTCGCAAGCCATCTATCGGGCAGCTTCTTCGGCCAATGAAAGCGGGTGTCCGTTGGAACGGTTCGTCTAGCGATCTGTTAATAAGGCCCGCTCAAGAGATTCAACATGGCAGTAATTACCCCAGGAAGGTAGCAGGATGA